In Paraburkholderia bryophila, a single genomic region encodes these proteins:
- a CDS encoding AmpG family muropeptide MFS transporter: MSNPPHEAPALTAHEEHPGWRAFLNTRMLICVFLGFTSGLPLFTLVYLVQAWLRSEGVNLKEIGLFALIQFPYTWKFVWAPLMDRYVPRFPGWRPGRRRGWMLVTQILVAGAIACLGFVSPRDSIWTVAALTALVAFFGASQDIVIDAYRRELLSDTQQGLGNAVHVNAYKIAALVPGSLALILSDHLPWTTVFMVTAAFMLPGMVMTLVVREPEVHGTPPKNLREAIVQPFREFIQRDGWRGALFVLGFIFLYKLGDTMATTLSTSFFLDIGFSRTQIGVIAKTTAFGASLAGGIVGGIWLMKIGIGRGLWIFGILQMVSTLGFAWLAHLGPASPGLTAIYDIAVWVSQGTTKLLALVGIDWAVQLEPRSVALALVYGLETFATGLTMAAFTAYIASTTDPRYTATQFALFTSLASVPRTLASAASGYVVAKIGWFDYFLVCTALALPGMLLLMRIAPWRTRS, translated from the coding sequence ATGTCGAACCCGCCGCACGAGGCGCCTGCACTTACCGCTCACGAAGAACATCCCGGCTGGCGCGCGTTCCTGAATACGCGCATGCTGATCTGCGTCTTTCTCGGCTTTACGTCGGGATTGCCGCTGTTCACGCTCGTCTATCTGGTGCAGGCGTGGCTACGCTCCGAAGGCGTCAATCTGAAGGAAATCGGCCTGTTTGCGCTGATCCAGTTCCCCTACACCTGGAAATTCGTCTGGGCACCGCTGATGGACCGCTACGTGCCGCGTTTTCCCGGCTGGCGGCCAGGCAGACGGCGCGGCTGGATGCTGGTCACGCAGATTCTGGTTGCCGGCGCGATTGCGTGTTTAGGGTTTGTGTCGCCGCGCGACTCGATCTGGACGGTGGCCGCGCTGACGGCACTGGTCGCGTTTTTCGGCGCGAGCCAGGACATCGTGATCGACGCCTACCGGCGTGAATTGCTGAGCGACACGCAACAAGGTCTCGGCAATGCGGTGCACGTGAACGCGTACAAAATCGCGGCGCTGGTGCCGGGTTCGCTTGCGCTGATCCTGTCCGACCATCTGCCATGGACCACCGTGTTCATGGTGACCGCGGCGTTCATGCTGCCGGGCATGGTCATGACGCTGGTGGTACGCGAGCCTGAAGTGCACGGCACCCCGCCCAAAAATCTGCGCGAAGCGATCGTGCAGCCGTTCCGCGAATTCATCCAGCGCGACGGCTGGCGCGGCGCGTTGTTCGTGCTCGGCTTCATCTTTCTGTACAAGCTCGGCGACACGATGGCGACCACGCTGTCCACGTCGTTCTTCCTCGACATCGGCTTTTCGCGCACGCAGATCGGCGTGATCGCGAAGACCACCGCGTTCGGTGCGAGTCTCGCGGGCGGGATCGTCGGCGGGATCTGGCTGATGAAGATCGGCATTGGCCGCGGCCTGTGGATCTTCGGCATTCTGCAGATGGTGTCGACGCTCGGCTTTGCGTGGCTTGCGCATCTCGGGCCGGCTTCGCCCGGCCTCACCGCGATTTACGACATCGCCGTGTGGGTGAGTCAAGGGACGACGAAGCTGCTCGCGTTGGTAGGCATCGATTGGGCCGTGCAGCTCGAGCCGCGCTCGGTCGCGCTGGCACTCGTCTACGGCCTCGAAACCTTCGCCACCGGACTGACGATGGCGGCATTCACCGCCTATATCGCCAGCACCACCGATCCGCGCTACACCGCCACGCAGTTCGCACTGTTCACGAGTCTCGCTTCGGTGCCGCGCACGCTGGCATCGGCGGCGAGCGGTTATGTGGTCGCGAAGATCGGCTGGTTCGATTATTTCCTGGTCTGTACCGCGCTCGCGCTGCCCGGCATGCTGCTGCTGATGCGCATCGCGCCGTGGAGAACCAGGTCGTGA
- a CDS encoding exodeoxyribonuclease III, protein MLRVITANLNGIRSAAKKGFFDWFGEQKADVLCVQEIKCSQDDMTPEFMAPHNFTGYFQHAVKKGYSGAGVYTRQEPDEVVIGFGSEEFDPEGRYVELRFGKLSVISVYVPSGSSGEERQQAKFRFMAEFMPHLAELAKEREVIVCGDVNIVHKEIDIKNWKSNQKNSGCLPEERAWLDTLFDEVGYVDVFRTLDQRPEQYTWWSNRGQAYAKNVGWRIDYQIATQGIASKAKRTDVFRDIKFSDHAPLTVDYDHKVKK, encoded by the coding sequence ATGTTGCGTGTGATTACCGCCAACCTGAACGGCATCCGCTCAGCGGCAAAGAAGGGCTTTTTCGACTGGTTCGGCGAACAGAAAGCCGACGTGCTGTGCGTGCAGGAAATCAAATGCTCGCAAGACGACATGACGCCGGAATTCATGGCCCCGCACAATTTCACCGGCTATTTTCAGCATGCGGTGAAGAAGGGCTACAGCGGCGCGGGCGTGTACACGCGGCAGGAACCGGACGAAGTAGTTATCGGTTTCGGCAGTGAGGAATTCGATCCGGAAGGGCGCTATGTCGAACTGCGTTTCGGCAAGCTCTCGGTGATTTCGGTGTATGTGCCGTCGGGTTCGAGCGGTGAGGAGCGTCAGCAGGCCAAGTTCCGCTTCATGGCCGAGTTCATGCCGCATCTCGCGGAACTGGCGAAAGAGCGCGAAGTGATCGTGTGCGGCGACGTGAACATCGTCCACAAGGAAATCGACATCAAGAACTGGAAGAGCAACCAGAAGAACTCGGGCTGCCTGCCGGAAGAGCGCGCCTGGCTCGACACGCTGTTCGACGAAGTGGGTTACGTCGACGTGTTCCGCACGCTCGATCAGCGGCCCGAGCAGTACACGTGGTGGAGCAATCGCGGTCAGGCGTATGCGAAGAACGTCGGGTGGCGGATCGATTATCAGATCGCGACGCAAGGCATTGCGAGCAAGGCGAAACGCACCGACGTGTTCCGCGATATCAAGTTCAGCGACCACGCGCCGCTGACCGTCGACTACGACCACAAGGTCAAGAAGTAA
- a CDS encoding M48 family metallopeptidase: protein MRSAVLRASLTFICASLATTAMPLSAYATAMSAVANSAPSATATPPTPAPAAAAAPSGKSAAGTTSPESATSAAPSANSATSAANAGSAPAAATPNSSAQSSPQSAPPVTARTPAAMSTPAPTPAAAAKAPAANTMPATNAAGSYNSSPQLRYGGYMVFRNLIPSPVLEAQAAEEFSQIAYGAEHANRLYGDTDAHVARVRSIVDKLIPYSLKWNERAKNWKWEVAVVRSPDIRMYCLPGGKIVVYGGLLDRAHLNDNELGMLIGHEIAHALREHARERLGQLQASQLDSSGTIPQLFGLADLGVAPLGIGSRLLEMKYANTDETEADVIGSDIASRAGYDPRAAVTLWDKLAQVTQSNRNQGFIYVHPYTPARRQDIIKRLPDMLPLYAKAIGKSVDALPDYAGMGRPRRKVPRD from the coding sequence ATCCGCAGCGCAGTGTTGCGCGCATCGTTGACGTTCATCTGTGCGAGTCTGGCGACAACGGCGATGCCGCTGAGTGCCTACGCGACAGCCATGTCGGCGGTCGCCAATAGCGCGCCCAGCGCAACGGCGACGCCGCCAACGCCTGCACCGGCTGCCGCTGCCGCGCCGTCGGGCAAGTCCGCTGCAGGCACGACCAGTCCTGAAAGCGCGACATCCGCAGCGCCGAGCGCCAATAGCGCGACTAGCGCTGCCAACGCCGGCAGCGCACCGGCCGCCGCCACGCCGAACTCGTCGGCGCAGTCATCGCCACAGTCCGCGCCGCCCGTCACAGCGCGCACGCCGGCAGCCATGTCGACGCCGGCACCGACACCCGCAGCCGCCGCGAAAGCGCCCGCCGCTAACACCATGCCCGCCACCAACGCCGCCGGCTCGTACAACTCGAGCCCGCAGTTGCGTTACGGCGGCTACATGGTGTTCCGCAACCTGATCCCGTCGCCGGTACTCGAGGCGCAAGCTGCCGAAGAATTCAGCCAGATCGCCTACGGCGCGGAGCACGCGAACCGTCTGTACGGCGACACCGACGCGCACGTCGCGCGCGTGCGCTCGATCGTCGACAAGCTGATCCCCTACTCGCTCAAATGGAACGAGCGGGCGAAGAACTGGAAGTGGGAAGTGGCGGTGGTGCGTTCGCCCGATATCCGCATGTACTGTCTGCCAGGCGGCAAAATCGTCGTGTACGGTGGACTGCTCGACCGCGCTCACCTGAACGACAACGAACTCGGCATGCTGATCGGCCACGAGATCGCGCATGCGTTGCGCGAACATGCCCGCGAGCGTCTCGGCCAATTGCAGGCCAGCCAGCTCGATTCGTCGGGCACGATTCCGCAGCTATTCGGCCTCGCCGATCTCGGCGTCGCGCCGCTCGGCATCGGCTCGCGCCTGCTGGAAATGAAGTACGCGAACACCGACGAAACCGAAGCCGACGTGATCGGCAGCGATATCGCCTCGCGCGCCGGTTACGATCCGCGCGCGGCGGTCACGCTGTGGGACAAGCTGGCGCAAGTGACGCAAAGCAATCGCAACCAGGGCTTCATCTACGTGCATCCGTACACGCCGGCGCGCCGCCAGGACATCATCAAGCGCTTGCCGGATATGCTGCCGCTGTACGCGAAGGCAATCGGCAAGAGCGTCGATGCGCTGCCGGACTACGCCGGCATGGGCCGTCCGCGGCGCAAAGTGCCGCGCGACTGA
- a CDS encoding PPK2 family polyphosphate kinase: protein MAKQPELDDFRVPFFEDGKKNSKFSLDAFDPASKPFSTGSKDSDKARLSEIGEKLDQQQERLHSQQKRRVLLVLQGMDTSGKDGTIRAVFHEVDPLGLRIVPFKAPTPVELAHDFLWRVHSQAPAAGELTIFNRSHYEDLLVPTVLGTLDAKAFEARCRHIRQFEALLADSGTTIIKCMLHISKDEQRTRLQARIDDPSKHWKFDVSDLEARKQWDAYQSAYRDALAATSTDYAPWYVIPADSKTHRNVMVAELLLRTFETLQLDYPPPKESLKGVKVE from the coding sequence ATGGCGAAGCAACCCGAACTCGACGATTTCCGTGTGCCGTTTTTCGAAGACGGCAAGAAAAATAGCAAGTTCTCGCTCGACGCTTTCGACCCGGCATCCAAGCCGTTTTCGACCGGATCGAAAGACTCGGACAAGGCCCGTTTGTCGGAGATCGGCGAGAAGCTCGACCAGCAGCAAGAGCGACTGCACTCGCAACAGAAGCGTCGCGTGCTGCTGGTTTTGCAAGGTATGGACACGAGCGGCAAGGACGGCACGATCCGCGCGGTGTTTCACGAAGTCGATCCGCTTGGGCTGCGCATCGTGCCGTTCAAGGCGCCGACGCCCGTCGAACTCGCGCACGACTTTCTCTGGCGCGTGCATTCGCAGGCGCCTGCCGCCGGCGAGCTGACCATCTTCAACCGCAGTCACTACGAAGACCTGCTGGTGCCGACCGTGCTCGGCACGCTCGACGCGAAAGCGTTCGAGGCGCGTTGCCGTCACATTCGCCAGTTCGAAGCGCTGCTGGCGGATAGCGGCACGACGATCATCAAGTGCATGCTGCACATTTCAAAAGACGAGCAGCGCACGCGTCTGCAGGCGCGTATCGACGATCCGAGCAAGCACTGGAAATTCGACGTATCCGACCTCGAAGCGCGCAAGCAGTGGGACGCCTACCAGTCCGCGTATCGCGACGCGTTGGCGGCGACCTCGACGGATTACGCGCCGTGGTATGTGATTCCGGCCGACTCGAAAACGCATCGCAATGTGATGGTCGCGGAGTTGCTGTTGCGCACCTTCGAAACGCTGCAGCTCGACTATCCGCCGCCCAAGGAATCGCTGAAGGGCGTCAAGGTCGAGTGA